The window ttgtaaatctttatattaacattaacaaactatcatttagttaaacaaatataaagcccattaatagcccatagtctaatttccacaagtgtcgttcttttgtccaaaccccaattatggtataaagcccaattacccaattttagtaattagcccaacatcatgattacttcggattaaataagcataataataacttagctacgagacattaaattaaaaaggttgaacataacttacaatgattaaaaatagcgtagcgttacacggacagagtttcgacttacactcttacaatattcgctaacatacccttattattaggatttaaaattaaaattaaaattaaaatataaattatatatatatatatatatatttacgtatatattgagagagagagagatatatatatatatttttcgatcagaattcgtttccttttatagggagtttcagaatttggggctccgcgactcgcggccctttttgccttcaaactccgcgagtcgcggagtttgtaaatacagctcacccaagtttggagcctttcttgccaacggtttataatatattatataatatataaataattataagaattatttaaatattatattatatttatgtgcatagttgatttgtaatttttagtccgttgcgccgagcgttgagagttgactctggtcccggttccggattttcgaacgtccttgcgtacaatttaatatcttgtactttgcgttttgaatcttgtactcttgtaatttcgagacgtttcttatcaataattggaacctctttgattgtcttttgtacttttgagctttttggtcatttgcgtcttcaattcgtcgaatctgtcttttgtcttcaccttttattatttaaacgaatatcacttgtaaatagaacaattgcaactaaaagcatgtctttcttaaggaataatgctatgaaatatatgttcgtttttagcattatcagtattaatgcaacgaacgaaggtgattgcttatgcgtctagacaaatgaagattcacgaacaaaattatacgacgcatgatttggaattaggcgcggttgtttttgcattaaagactttgaggcactacttatatggggttaaaagtattatatataccgaccacaaaagtcttcaacacatatttaatcagaaacaactgaatatgaggcagcgtaggtggattgaattattgaaagattacgactttgagattcgttaccacccggggaaggcaaatgtggtagccgatgccttgagcaggaaggacagagaacccattcgagtaaaatctatgaatataatgattcataataaccttactactcaaataaaggaggcgcaacaaggagttttaaaagagggaaatttaaaggatgaaatacccaaaggatcggagaagcatcttaatattcgggaagacggaacccggtatagggctgaaaggatttgggtaccaaaatttggagatatgagagaaatggtacttagagaagctcataaaaccagatactcaatacatcctggaacggggaagatgtacaaggatctcaagaaacatttttggtggccgggtatgaaagccgatgttgctaaatacgtaggagaatgtttgacgtgttctaaggtcaaagctgagcatcagaaaccatcaggtctacttcaacaacccgaaatcccggaatggaaatgggaaaacattaccatggatttcatcactaaattgccaaggactgcaagtggttttgatactatttgggtaatagttgatcgtctcaacaaatcagcacacttcctgccaataagagaagatgacaagatggagaagttagcacgactgtatttgaaggaagtcgtctccagacatggaataccaatctctattatctctgatagggatggcagatttatttcaagattctggcagacattacagcaagcattaggaactcgtctagacatgagcactgcctatcatccacaaactgatgggcagagcgaaaggacgatacaaacgcttgaagacatgctacgagcatgtgttattgatttcggaaacagttgggatcgacatctaccgttagcagaattttcctacaacaacagctaccattcaagcattgagttggcgccgtttgaagcactttatggtagaaagtgcaggtctccgaattgttggagtgaagtgggggatagacagattacgggtccggagattatacaagaaactaccgagaagatcatccaaattcaacaacggttgaaaaccgcccaaagtcgacaaaagagctacgctgacattaaaagaaaagatatagaatttgaaattggagagatggtcatgcttaaagttgcaccttggaaaggcgttgttcgatttggtaaacgggggaaattaaatccaaggtatattggaccattcaagattattgatcgtgtcggaccagtagcttaccgacttgagttacctcaacaactcacggctgtacataacactttccacgtctctaatttgaagaaatgttttgctaaagaagatctcactattccgttagatgaaatccaaatcaacgaaaaacttcaattcatcgaagaacccgtcgaaataatggatcgtgaggttaaaagacttaagcaaaacaagataccaattgttaaggttcaatggaatgctcgtagaggacccgagttcatatgggagcgtgaagatcagatgaagaagaaataccagcatctatttccagaagattcgtcaacaccttcaacagcttaaaatttcgggacgaaatttatttaacgggtaggtactgtagtgacccgaacttttccatgtttatatatattaatttagattgatatttacatgattaaatgtttccaacatgttaagcaatcaaacttgttaagacttgattaattgaaatatgtttcatatagacaattgaccacccaagttgaccggtgattcacgaacgttaaaacttgtaaaaactatatgatgacatatatatggatatatatatagttaacatgatactatgataagtaaacatatcattaagtatattaacaatgaactacatatgtaaaaacaagactactaacttaatgatttttaaaagagacatatatgtaacgattatcgttgtaaagacatttaatgtatatatatcatattaagagatattcatacatgataatatcatgataatataataattcaaaatctcatttgatattataaacattgggttaacaacatttaagaagatcgttaacctaaaggtttcaaaacaacacttacatgtaacgactaacgatgacttaacgactcagttaaaatgtatatacatgtagtgttttaatatgtatttatacacttttgaaagacttcaatacacttatcaaaatacttctacttaacaaaaatgcttacaattacatcctcgttcagtttcatcaacaattctactcgtatgcacccgtattcgtactcgtacaatacacagcttttagatgtatgtactattggtatatacactccaataatcagctcttagcagcccatgtgagtcacctaatacatgtgggaaccatcatttggcaactagcatgaaatatctcataaaattacaaaaatatgagtaatcattcatgacttatttacatgaaaacaaaattacatatcctttatatctaatccatacaccaacgaccaaaaacacctacaaacactttcattcttcaattttcttcatctaattgatctctctcaagttttatcttcaagttctaagtgttcttcatatattctacaagttctagttacataaaatcaagaatactttcaagtttgctagctcacttccaatcttgtaaggtgatcatccaacctcaataaatctttgtttcttacagtaggttatcattctaatacaaggtaataatcatattcaaactttggttcaatttctataactataacaatcttattccaagtgatgatcttacttgaacttgttttcgtgtcatgattctgcttcaagaacttcgagccatccaaggatccgttgaagctagatccatttttctcttttccaataggtttatccaaggaacttaaggtagtaatgatgttcataacatcattcgattcatacatataaagctatcttattcgaaggtttaaacttgtaatcactagaacatagtttagttaattctaaacttgttcgcaaacaaaagttaatccttctaacttgacttttaaaatcaactaaacacatgttctatatctatatgatatgctaacttaatgatttaaaacctggaagcacgaaaaaacaccgtaaaaccggatttacgccgtcgtagtaacaccgcgggctgttttgggttagttaattaaaaactatgataaactttgatttaaaagttgttattctgagaaaatgatttttattatgaacatgaaactatatccaaaaattatggttaaactcaaagtggaagtatgttttctaaaatggtcatctagacgtcgttctttcgactgaaatgactacctttacaaaaacgacttgtaacttatttttccgactataaacctataatttttctgtttagattcataaaatagagttcaatatgaaaccatagcaaattgattcactcaaaatggatttaaaatgaagaagttatgggtaaaacaagattggataatttttctcattttagctacgtgaaaattggtaacaaatctattccaaccataacttaatcaacttgtatggtatattatgtaatcttgagataccatagacacgtatacaatgtttcgacctatcatgtcgacacatctatatatatttcggaacaaccatagacactctatatgtgaatgttggagttagctatacagggttgaggttgattccaaaatatatatagtttgagttgtgatcaatactgagatacgtatacactgggtcgtggattgattcaagataatatttatcgatttatttctgtacatctaactgtggacaactagttgtaggttactaacgaggacagctgacttaataaacttaaaacatcaaaatatattaaaagtgttgtaaatatattttgaacatactttgatatatatgtatatattgttataggttcgtgaagcaaccagtggccaagtcttacttcccaacgaagtaaaaatctgtgaaagtgagttatagtcccacttttaaaatctaatatttttgggatgagaatacatacaggttttataaatgatttacaaaatagacacaagtacgtgaaactacattctatggttgaattatcgaaatcgaatatgcccctttttattaagtctggtaatctaagaattagggaacagacaccctaattgatgcgaatcctaaagatagatctattgggcctaacaaaccccatccaaagtaccggatgctttagtacttcgaaatttatatcatatccgaagggtgtcctggaatgatggggatattcttatatatgcatcttgttaatgtcggttaccaggtgttcaccatatgaatgatttttatctctatgtatgggatgtgtattgaaatatgaaatcttgtggtctattattatgatttgatatatataggttaaacctataactcaccaacatttttgttgacgttttaagcatgtttattctcaggtgattattaagagcttccgctttcgcatacttaaataaggacgagatttggagtccatgcttgtatgatattgtgtaaaaactgcattcaagaaacttattttgttgtaacatatttgtattgtaaaccattatgtaatggtcgtgtgtaaacaggatattttagattatcattatttgataatctacgtaaagctttttaaacctttattgatgaaataaaggttatggtttgttttaaaatgaatgcagtctttgaaaaacgtctcatatagaggtcaaaacctcgcaacgaaatcaattattatggaacgtttttaatcaataagaacgggacatttcaataagtatataaagatagaccacaagatttcatcaaaattttatcaatagattctacgtaacagagcaccctggtaactaaacttaactctataatgataattaccctattcgttttaatacacgcaaaccaatgtgtcataaactcaaataacatacgtccgttaaaaggctagcgctctagctcggacggggatgtcaagccctatggatccatatacaattattcgcgctcaccagtccatatcctatgtactggaagctactagttaccaaagctaagggattttcggtttaactcagtgtagaatttagtatgtacttgtgtcttattgcgtttaaaataaattgcatgtattctcagtctaaaaatatttaaagtatttaaaaggggagactataaactcacggttcaatattgagattcaatattgtaggcaaattgcgtagacgtaatgatggtagacgactgtatggttggccttggattcaagaacaataccccgaacaatacccaatatttccttagtttaaaacagtttgaaacccgaattaaaaataccctcgtatatactttattattattaaacttaaattataattataattataattataaatataaatatttattacagAGAATATATTTGTGTAtacttcgtcgagcaaactggcgtatttatagtacttttccatttcctgtagcccatgcgatcgcatgggttttcagtgcttttgccatgcgatcgcatggccaggatggaCAGCTCAACATGTTTTTggttgctagttcgtcgacataatatttattgtagcaaatagtgttttttgtccccatgcgatcgcatgggcttttggtgtatctgccatgcgatcgcatggctagtctggccttttgtttgctagtttgtcgacatattattcactgtagcaaatagttcactgtagcaaatagtgttttactgtagcaaagtcgttttcactgtagcaaatagtgtttactgtagcaaagtcgttttcactgtagcaaagtcgtttttactgtagcaaatagtgtttactgtagcaaaatgatttttaccgtagcaaatagtgttttacttgtacatatttGATTTATttgcgtttcttcttataaattaaaaaaaaaacttacattATAAAAATAAAGTTTTAAGATTCAGCATAATAGGttcacttatcgtgtcgaaaatatttaatcctgtaattaatttattaatatgaaattttatgggTCTTTACAGGTCTCTTCTTAAGATTCTTGGTTCTTAACACCGGAGTCTAAATATGTTGCACTTGAGATGTTTCAATCATTTTAGCGGATGAAACTTGGGCTTGAGATTTAGCCTGAAAGTATCCAGTCACTGCTGGCGGTGCAGAAGTCTGTCAATGATCACATGAGATGTATGCAGTCTGCAATGGAGCATGTACCACTGAAGACGAAGTATTAGCTGCAGAAGCAGCAGCAGTTCCAAGTCGTTTTCTCTTAGCTTCAACTTGAAAATCCTTTTCCATAAGTTTGGATGTAAAAGCAGTCAATGTCAATTGTCGACAAGATGTAATAGCCCTATTCTGAATCTGTTCAATTTCAATATCCCACCTTTCTGGAAGTCCATATTTCAAAACACGTATAGCCTTAGCATCTGTTACCTCAATTCCATAATCAGTCATCTTAGAGACAAGAAGTCTGTATCTTGACAAAGTCTGCTCAAGAGTCTCAGAAGGAAGAGTAGCAAACACCCTCAATTCATCTTTTAGCACATTACCCTTAGTTGTACGGTAAGTCGCAGTACCCTCTGTGGCTGACTGAAGAGCAAGCCAAAGTGTATACGATGTCTTGTTTCTgttcttaaattgctgaaaaatGTCCTTAGACAAAGCCTGAGTAAGCTGTGCATAACATCTACATTCCAAGTTATACTATTCGCGTTCAATAGGATCAAACTGCGATGTTTCTTTCGGTTCACCATCACCCCCTACAGGCCATACATACTCAGTTTCAATGAACTCCCACAACCTAGAGTCAATACCGTTCAAATAGATCATGAATCTGCTTTTCCAATCCAAAAAGTCCTTAAGGTTCTCAAGTTTCGGAACCTTATTTGAAGTTCCCGATTCACTCTCGGAAAGTAACATTTTCTGAAGTCCAGGAGTTATCACAAGGGCGGTGTATTCATTAGCTACATCTTGATTAGTGTCAGACATTTTGATTATTTAAATgtgattaagttatgatttaagATTCAGTATTAAAAGAGTGTCGGCCGATGGTCAGTTACTCTCGGTCGATGGTCAATGAATATCGGTCAATGGTCTGTGTCTTACGTCCGATGTTATAAATTGTTAAGTAGTTGGTGAGTTATTAGTCCTACGGTCGATGGTTGTTACTATCGGTCGTTGGTGAGAGTCGATCGGTCGATGGTCTAAAGACAAACAGCCGAAGGTAAAGACAAACTGCTCAATGGAATGACTAACTCTCCTCCGGTTCTAAATGTGACGATCGGGTGTAAGTGAGGTGACGAACGGTCAATGGTGAATGACAGACGGTCGATGGTCAAAGACGATCGACCGAGGGTTGTTCTTAAGCAATCTGGGTAGGAAAACCTAGGGTTTTCGAGAAAAActtcaatttcagcacaattttgaCGTTCAAAACACTAAAACTCACGATGTAAACTTTGAACATAAACACAGAAGCCTAATGTGACTCAAAAACACGCAATTAACACGTAAAAATTCAATCTTTGATCAATAAACCCGTTTTGACCAAAAAGCCTAATAtctaaaagacagattcgactcaAAAAACGTTTAAATCACaagccacagctctgataccactttgtagacgctaTTTGGATCTTAGATTAAACGTTATACAAAGATTAGAGGCGGAAAACACTAATCTACGGTGAGACGAATACTATTGCACTTTGGGATCGATAAAACCAACTATAGATTGATGAAATCGACGCCTAGGAACGTGTATTCGGTTGGGGTGTGTGTAGGGATGATAGCAGAATCGAAATAAGTCGGCCACAGGGTGTAGGGTTCGTAACCTAACAAAGGAACCCAACacccgtatttatatatatctgcagTGACCATCGGTCGTAGGTCTCTGACCTTCGACCGATGGTCTTTGTCTCttgaccgatggtccctaccatcggtcgatggtttgAGCTGCCAACCAAACAACTCTAAACCGTATATCGGCATCGGTTaaacatatcaaacataatagattAACCAATTGTTCATAGATGACTGATAAGTAAACGACAAAACAAATAGAATGTAGTACAATGATAGAACTTGAGATTAATGCACCAACAATGTGTCccgaaaaaatatatattatgGTCCGATCAAGTCATGAAACAGTCAATAAGATCACATTTCAAAGTACTCGCACATAATATACTTGTTCTATTATGGTGTGACTTGGTCATTTTAAAaactattttaataatattaattagtaaacAAGTACAGATACATGGATAAATTATTTCCTTTTTATGTTATTCACAGTAAAAAAAATACCTTTTTTTTCAAATACGCGCGACCTAATCAGATTATTTCGTGATTGTTTTTGACTTTTTTCTTTCCACCTATTAATAGGTTAATTAGTGATAAAGTATTAGGAATGTGATTAGACATTTGTTAAATAAGTTGGCGAGTAATGATGTAGGTTAGGTAATTGAGAGCATAGATAGATGAAGGTGTTTTGTGGCGACTAATAAATCTTACCCTTTGCTTTAGGAATTAGACTTCACCcaactttttaatttcttttttagTAGTAGTAGTAGGGTTGTCACATGTAGATGGTCCAAAGTTCTTTGGTCCCCTACATATCTATTCATCCAATGCTAATTAGTTCATTAGTAGTTAGTAATCTAACTTTATGTATTTTAAACGTCTAATGCTTTatatttatcataattaataattaataataatattaattaatattaatatggaTGGATTGAGCTAGTAATTATAACCAATAGAACATTACTCAAGCCGGCCGCAAGGCCTGTATGTTTAAAACTTGGGCCCGATTTTTCGAATTTGTTACCTGGTCGGCTGTCTGTTGGTTTAAAACTTGGGCCTGATTATTCGAATTTGTTAGATGGTCGGCTGTCTACTGGGCCCAATTTTTTGAATTTAAAACTTGGGCCTGTATAAGTTACAAAATTATCATCATGATTTTTGGAACATCAACTTGTTGCGGTTCAAGAAGAAAAAACCAATCAAGTAAGTAGGTGTAATATTAAATGGAGTTGTAATATACTGCgtacataacctttatttcaaaaaTCCGATTGTGAAAAAAGAACATGAGTTATAGCAAAAATGATTAGGCGTACAATTTTTGATAttagtgtttttatttttttaaaatctaaaaaaatgTGAATAATTTTCCATGTAATTAACTGTTTTTATTTGCATAGCTATCTTGATCCTCAAGAAGTGCAAAAAAACAGAGCACAAAAGTCTAAGATGTTTAGGAATATAACacattatataaatatagatagatagatagattaactCAGAACCATCCCAAGGTAGCCCAAGTGGTTGGAGCCCTGACATCCTTACAAGAAGTCTTAAGTTCGAATCTTAGTGTTGGCCAGGgaagggaagggttggaaacagtcaGAAAATATTCCTGATGAGCTACTTGCACCGGGTAACCTGAACAGGGAACCTTACGGTTACATTAACTCGGAGAGGAGATAAAAAAAACAAGTGAAAAGGCCGTCACCAGGACCGAAGTACCAACTACCAACTATGCAAATAAATCCAAAAGCTAAAGATACATTATATGATCAACTACACAATTGTGGGCTACTGTACAAGGGCCCAGAGCTAGCTACAAACCATGCAGAAAAAGATGTATCAACTAGTAACAAAACTTGCTTTTTCCTTTGGATCTTTCCTACACAAATCTTAAGCACACTACCTCCATCAAGAATCTCACACTTTTTGGGTAACTACACCCACAACAAGCTCATTTGCAAGCTTGCATTGACACTGATATTGATTGTTACATAAAACATCATGATATCTACAATATGTGTACAAGACTCCCAATTCATTCATAGATATTGACATGATGATATTCACATTTGGACAACCAATTGTTCCATATAGAAAGTTGTTATCTTATCCTAAAGTTAGGTCTTTATCAAAAGTCTAAAATCTGATAACTTTTCACTCTACACTCTATCTTATTATACGTTGAGTCTCTTTCTTGCAATTAGCTTTTTAGAGCCTAAACACATTCTAATGTTCCATACTTCCATAAAACATAACCCATTGCCCATTGCCCATTGGTATATCAAATAAAGCTTATTCATTTACGTTTACATTTACAACATAACAAAAAATTAACATTTATTTTATGGATTTTTCTAACGTGCATAAAAAACTTGTAGAAGTGCATAACCGCCACATAAGTCAAATGTAAGCGCTAAGTACATCCCGTTTAAACACGCTAACGACAACCCTTATATAGTAGTTGTTAGACAAGTCCTTATTTTATATGAATTGTAGGAAAAACATACAATAGCATTAAAATTGACAAAAACAACTAACAATACAAAAACTAAACTGAACAACATTACAGTTAACATTGGAGTTAGAATGAATTCATTTCGAGTAAATAACTCCTGCGTTTGATCAATTTCACAACTGCCTCACCATACACACCTTCGAACCCATTTCCACTAGCTACCAGTCTTTCGTCCCACCGTTGTTCTTCAACAATGCTTTCATCTGCATTACTATTACTACCAACAACACCATTTGCATTCATTGTAGGTCTAACAATCACCAATGTAGCACCTTCCATTACCACACCATTCGATAATTCCAATTTTGATTCATGTCTCATTCTCATCCACACTGCAGGTACTCGTGTTCGGTTACTTCtccaccacacaccaccaccaccaccaccaccatcattatGCAAATTACCAGTTTGCCCTTCATCTTCATTGTTAATTTCACCTTtaccatcatcaatatcatcaacaTCATAAGCGTCTCTGAATTCTTTAATCCCTGATTCATTTAAGATGACTATTCCTTCATTTTCTTTATCTTTGACTACTAATTTTGACAAGTCAATGTTCTTTTTCACAATTTCTTTGACCATGTAATGTCTTGCAGAAGCAGCAATTAACGCACTAATAGTCCATACAACTCTGGTTTTTAAACCGCCGCCACCTCCGAGCTCCGATTCACCGACGCCGCCACACCGGAACCCTAAAATCACGCAACTATTCAACGATTTACCGAATTCCGCTTTCCATTTGATTCCGGCGCGTTTCTCTAACCTCAAATTACCCGTCGGTAACTCAATTTCAAGCCTCTTAATCCTATCGAATCCACGTAGGATCATCGCCGGAGAGTTTTGCGATTGATGTTGATGTTTAGGGTTTTGAACTGTTGTCGTCGGAGAAATAAAGTCATGGATCGACTTCACGATAGATTTGATGAGGCCGATGACGGAGGATGTATCAC of the Rutidosis leptorrhynchoides isolate AG116_Rl617_1_P2 chromosome 5, CSIRO_AGI_Rlap_v1, whole genome shotgun sequence genome contains:
- the LOC139848089 gene encoding F-box protein AUF2-like, which translates into the protein MAFSNSMHGVYPSFRSNNTLPFQSLPEYECPSDGFDRLPDHIILIIFNNISDIKTLIRCRSVSGRFNSLVPQSDSLLLRVDRVISAVDSYEYGDTSSVIGLIKSIVKSIHDFISPTTTVQNPKHQHQSQNSPAMILRGFDRIKRLEIELPTGNLRLEKRAGIKWKAEFGKSLNSCVILGFRCGGVGESELGGGGGLKTRVVWTISALIAASARHYMVKEIVKKNIDLSKLVVKDKENEGIVILNESGIKEFRDAYDVDDIDDGKGEINNEDEGQTGNLHNDGGGGGGGVWWRSNRTRVPAVWMRMRHESKLELSNGVVMEGATLVIVRPTMNANGVVGSNSNADESIVEEQRWDERLVASGNGFEGVYGEAVVKLIKRRSYLLEMNSF